The Daucus carota subsp. sativus chromosome 7, DH1 v3.0, whole genome shotgun sequence genome window below encodes:
- the LOC108196849 gene encoding U-box domain-containing protein 44 gives MSHCLGTIDKISHFVTIMEFVPIGTILAVLTAEVIKTAQAAQDVAFEKESFKVLSKHLYDIEPVLKELQLKELNDSLAARKALEVLDVNVKRARSLVDKYTNRARLYLLLKCRFIVKEVQDVTRDIGKSLADLSLANTDILLGISNQVNRLHNEMQTAEFESSLSQRQIVDKLTQGLTDQRLDPNEILKDIAKAVGVPVDPSEISKELESFKKEKEEAEIRKERAEVFFFEQVIALLSQADAARDYEEVRKQYFQRLQVVERSYANVKCIEPYRSFECCITGCVMVDPVSLCTGTTCEREALEAYFSLGNKSDPETGELLDDCSYRSNLQLRQSIQEWKEQIFCHKIMNCKSDLLATDDLVLQALGHMQDLIRENSINRYWITIGGLTEITISVLGKTDNEDVKRKILVTLTNAIQGHTKNKDFLIENEGFEHVIACLESDSSISETAVQLLYELLMEGSCWNVSYCRKLSQKYGAINGLVKLRHHMVIESSEKAAEILMSLCEEDELNIIKIAEAGWYEPLAKRAIQGSESSRMMMVRALVSLKMDEENSKILVEEGLIPTLLQMASGNLESKELSLSLLVKLSSYHDNKGHIAAAGGIPIVISLISPVTRTSIIAKSSEVLENLASNGDGIKFFVDENGNNLELESVIINLLTFQQNPTLPHTTRKPALRAVLGLCRFDAGLVKMAVLKANGVSAVISLLDNSDLEVRETAIYLLFLFSQHESQGTVEYLLRPRRLEAFIKILENHEKGEVQMASAGVIANLPKSEILLTEKLIESDGLKAIIDILRSGSIEAKENALSALFRFTDPTNLESQKIVVELGAYPLLVDFLKEGSVTSKARAAALIGDLSMRSVELTVVSKGIGCWFFFPGRRNPRCPAHGGVCSVNKSFCLLAADALPHLVKLLQEEVHATAFEAIQTLSTLVSEESPQRGARVLHESGAISYMLAVLSWGSQSLKEEVLGLLEKVFMSKEMVEAYGLTARANIVRLTGRSIHEDGHLQRKAARVLLLIERNSSNSRPLSSSAVVNGIGE, from the exons ATGAGCCACTGCCTTGGTACTATAGACAAGATTTCTCATTTTGTGACAATTATGGAGTTTGTGCCTATTGGTACGATACTGGCCGTGCTTACAGCTGAGGTCATTAAGACAGCTCAAGCAGCTCAGGATGTTGCTTTTGAGAAGGAGAGTTTCAAGGTCTTGTCGAAACACCTATATGACATTGAACCTGTATTGAAAGAGCTGCAGCTAAAAGAACTTAATGACTCATTAGCTGCAAGAAAAGCTTTGGAAGTCCTTGATGTCAATGTTAAAAGGGCTCGAAGCTTGGTTGACAAATACACTAATAGGGCCCGATTATACTTACTTCTCAAGTGTCGGTTTattgttaaagaggtacaaGATGTTACTAGAGACATTGGTAAGTCATTGGCTGACCTATCTCTTGCAAACACTGACATCTTATTGGGCATATCAAACCAAGTGAATAGGTTACACAATGAGATGCAAACAGCAGAATTTGAGAGTTCTCTCTCCCAACGCCAAATTGTTGATAAGCTAACACAAGGTCTCACGGACCAGAGGCTTGATccaaatgaaattttaaaagatatagCGAAGGCGGTTGGGGTGCCAGTTGATCCTTCAGAGATAAGTAAAGAGCTTGAGAGCttcaagaaagaaaaagaagaagctgAAATTAGGAAAGAAAGAGCTGAAGTTTTTTTCTTTGAGCAGGTTATTGCCCTACTCTCCCAAGCTGACGCTGCTAGAGATTATGAAGAAGTCAGGAAACAGTACTTTCAAAGGCTTCAGGTCGTAGAACGGTCATATGCAAACGTAAAATGTATTGAGCCGTATAGATCTTTTGAATGTTGTATTACTGGCTGTGTAATGGTTGATCCAGTTAGTCTCTGCACTGGTACTACATGTGAGAGAGAAGCCCTCGAAGCTTATTTTAGCTTAGGAAACAAAAGTGATCCTGAAACTGGTGAGCTTCTTGATGATTGCTCATATAGGTCCAACCTTCAACTTAGACAGTCAATACAAGAATGGAAAGAACAAATTTTTTGCCATAAAATCATGAATTGCAAATCAGACTTGCTAGCAACAGATGATTTAGTATTACAAGCCCTTGGCCATATGCAGGATCTTATCAGAGAGAACTCAATCAACAGATACTGGATTACTATTGGAGGGCTTACTGAAATTACAATCTCAGTCCTTGGAAAAACTGACAATGAAGATGTGAAAAGAAAAATACTAGTTACCTTAACAAATGCTATACAAGGGCACACAAAAAACAAG gaTTTCTTGATTGAAAATGAGGGTTTTGAACACGTCATTGCATGTCTAGAGTCTGATTCAAGTATATCAGAGACTGCTGTTCAGCTGCTGTACGAGTTATTGATGGAAGGGTCATGTTGGAATGTCTCTTATTGTAGGAAGCTCTCTCAGAAATATGGTGCAATCAATGGTCTTGTCAAACTTCGGCATCATATGGTGATAGAGTCGTCAGAGAAAGCGGCAGAAATTTTGATGAGTCTCTGTGAGGAAGATGAACTGAACATTATTAAGATTGCAGAGGCAGGCTGGTATGAACCACTTGCTAAAAGGGCTATCCAAG GATCAGAATCTTCAAGGATGATGATGGTGAGAGCTCTTGTTAGTTTGAAAATGGATGAAGAGAATTCAAAGATTTTAGTTGAGGAAGGGCTAATACCGACTTTGCTTCAAATGGCATCGGGAAACCTCGAGTCTAAAGAACTATCATTGTCTCTGCTGGTTAAGCTGTCTTCATATCATGATAATAAAGGACATATTGCTGCGGCTGGTGGCATACCTATTGTGATATCACTTATATCTCCTGTAACACGGACAAGTATTATTGCTAAAAGCTCTGAAGTTCTTGAAAATCTTGCTTCTAATGGTGATGGAATCAAGTTCTTTGTTGATGAAAATGGAAATAACCTTGAGCTAGAGTCTGTTATCATTAACTTGTTGACTTTTCAGCAGAATCCGACTTTACCTCATACTACACGAAAACCTGCCTTGAGAGCTGTATTAGGATTGTGTCGGTTTGATGCTGGCCTTGTCAAAATGGCTGTTCTCAAAGCTAACGGTGTTTCTGCTGTTATTTCACTTCTTGATAATTCTGATTTGGAAGTACGAGAAACTGCAATATATCTTCTTTTCCTGTTCTCCCAGCATGAATCACAGGGAACTGTAGAATACCTTCTTAGACCAAGAAGGCTTGAggcttttattaaaattttggagAATCATGAAAAAGGTGAAGTACAAATGGCTTCAGCTGGTGTAATAGCCAACCTTCCCAAGTCAGAAATACTACTCACGGAGAAACTAATTGAATCAGATGGACTGAAAGCAATTATAGACATCTTGAGATCTGGAAGCATAGAAGCAAAAGAAAATGCTTTAAGTGCACTCTTCAGATTCACTGATCCCACAAATCTGGAGTCACAGAAGATTGTTGTTGAATTAGGGGCGTATCCATTGCTGGTAGATTTTCTCAAGGAAGGTTCAGTAACATCAAAGGCAAGAGCAGCTGCTCTCATTGGTGATCTTTCTATGCGCAGTGTAGAACTTACGGTTGTGTCCAAAGGAATTGGCTGCTGGTTTTTCTTTCCTGGAAGACGTAACCCTAGATGTCCGGCACATGGGGGTGTCTGCAGTGTGAACAAATCATTTTGTCTGTTGGCAGCAGATGCTTTGCCTCACCTGGTGAAACTATTACAAGAGGAAGTTCACGCAACTGCTTTTGAGGCAATTCAAACGCTCTCTACTCTTGTCAGCGAGGAAAGTCCCCAAAGAGGTGCCAGAGTCCTGCATGAGAGTGGTGCAATATCTTACATGCTTGCGGTTTTATCATGGGGGTCTCAGTCACTAAAGGAAGAGGTTTTGGGTCTGTTAGAAAAGGTTTTCATGTCAAAGGAAATGGTCGAAGCCTATGGATTGACAGCTCGAGCCAATATTGTTCGTCTGACAGGGCGTAGCATTCACGAAGATGGACATCTTCAGAGGAAAGCTGCTAGAGTATTGTTACTCATAGAACGTAACTCTAGTAACTCTAGGCCATTATCATCCTCAGCCGTCGTTAATGGAATAGGTGAGTGA